One part of the Salinivirga cyanobacteriivorans genome encodes these proteins:
- a CDS encoding DUF6150 family protein produces the protein MKKIFLTMLFGAAFACFSYGQKVFAVEYANQADVKVYVVDYENQADLSVYKVEYANQAGKNNGLWYFTDYENQADKTIFYTDYENQADITIYFVEYSNQAGWNSNKKRHLFY, from the coding sequence ATGAAAAAAATATTCCTCACAATGTTATTCGGTGCAGCTTTTGCCTGTTTTTCATATGGTCAAAAAGTTTTTGCAGTGGAATATGCCAACCAGGCTGATGTGAAAGTTTATGTGGTTGACTATGAAAACCAGGCCGATTTGAGTGTGTATAAGGTAGAATACGCTAACCAGGCCGGAAAGAACAATGGGCTTTGGTATTTTACCGATTATGAGAACCAGGCTGATAAAACTATATTTTATACCGACTACGAAAATCAGGCTGACATTACCATTTATTTTGTGGAATATAGTAATCAGGCCGGATGGAATTCCAATAAAAAACGACACCTGTTTTATTAA
- a CDS encoding class I SAM-dependent methyltransferase — MQLNLRDRLFRIWYWYVNKVDRKAEILFMNYGFHGEEQDTNEELQSPDRFSIQLYDHLATAIDLKGLDVVEIGSGRGGGLFHVKQTHAPASAQGIELDKRAVNFCNTHYKDGNLTFSQGDAQSLKLEDESSDVVLNVESSHRYQDMATFLKETERVLRPGGHLLLTDFRYDHEMDDFKQLIAKSGLQVVREKNINREVLAALNLDDQRKRKLVKKLVPAFLHKVALNFAGAIGSTTYKNLESGKYVYFSYVLKKQDLQ, encoded by the coding sequence ATGCAGTTAAATCTTCGTGACCGGCTTTTTAGAATTTGGTATTGGTACGTGAATAAGGTAGACCGTAAGGCTGAAATTTTATTTATGAATTATGGATTTCATGGAGAAGAACAAGATACCAATGAAGAGCTCCAATCACCAGATCGATTTTCTATTCAGTTATATGATCACCTTGCTACGGCAATTGACCTGAAAGGACTTGATGTAGTGGAAATTGGTAGTGGACGAGGAGGAGGGCTTTTTCATGTAAAGCAAACACATGCCCCAGCTTCAGCACAGGGTATTGAACTGGACAAAAGAGCAGTGAATTTTTGCAATACGCATTATAAAGATGGAAATTTAACTTTTTCCCAGGGAGATGCTCAAAGCTTAAAACTTGAAGATGAATCATCTGATGTGGTGCTTAATGTCGAGTCGTCGCATCGTTACCAGGATATGGCCACTTTTTTAAAAGAAACGGAACGTGTTTTAAGACCAGGTGGACATTTACTTCTGACTGATTTTCGTTATGACCATGAAATGGATGATTTTAAGCAGCTTATAGCCAAAAGCGGTTTACAAGTTGTAAGAGAAAAAAACATCAACCGAGAGGTGCTGGCTGCCCTTAACCTTGATGATCAAAGAAAGCGAAAGCTTGTAAAAAAACTGGTCCCAGCATTTTTGCATAAAGTTGCATTAAATTTTGCCGGTGCCATAGGCAGTACAACTTACAAAAATTTAGAATCAGGAAAATACGTCTATTTTAGTTACGTACTTAAAAAACAGGATCTGCAATAG
- a CDS encoding T9SS type A sorting domain-containing protein, which produces MKTIALILLLCGYLGGMAQTWDMISPANEKVDYYGFLPAEHFADSNMLWIKNHELDTWNSHDFMLEITGTAPYDDSLMLLTCGSGSYSDGIYRTNINNGLSEVLFYCYKPQTIVQHQGEFFVGYHGGLVSSVDGQIWDSVLSFKTDTAVEYYYVSQENHIAICSSSTGDFIYHSNDEGTSWTNHELILPVNDADFYYAENKLFVAMGNGSESDGCYVSNDFGITFESVLYADSISAVKFIDNEHLALGFSEKPYAPNGVAIVNPATHELTNINGNLPTLSINYFTMHPLINCINLIACTNSGAYISCDILGIESTAYNRAVKVYPNPFNDFLTIEVNASQPPISCKIFTMSGKMIFNEIKTTDSKYFKWQMKKIAASLTTGCYILEVRQNNEKIFSQVLIKK; this is translated from the coding sequence ATGAAAACAATAGCTCTTATTTTATTGCTATGTGGATACCTTGGTGGTATGGCACAAACATGGGATATGATATCACCTGCAAACGAAAAGGTAGACTATTATGGTTTTTTACCTGCTGAGCATTTTGCCGATTCCAATATGCTCTGGATTAAGAACCATGAACTTGATACCTGGAATTCGCATGACTTTATGCTAGAAATTACAGGAACAGCTCCTTATGATGATAGCCTGATGCTGCTAACCTGTGGCTCTGGATCATATTCTGATGGTATTTATAGAACTAATATAAATAATGGACTCAGCGAAGTGCTGTTTTATTGTTATAAGCCCCAAACCATAGTTCAACATCAGGGAGAATTTTTCGTAGGTTACCACGGAGGACTCGTTTCATCGGTCGACGGACAAATCTGGGATTCTGTTTTATCGTTTAAAACCGATACTGCTGTAGAATACTATTACGTCTCACAGGAGAACCACATAGCCATCTGCAGTTCATCAACCGGCGATTTCATTTACCATTCCAATGACGAAGGCACCTCATGGACAAATCATGAATTAATATTACCGGTAAATGATGCTGATTTTTATTATGCAGAAAACAAATTATTTGTAGCAATGGGAAACGGGTCAGAATCCGATGGCTGTTATGTGTCTAATGATTTCGGAATAACATTTGAATCGGTTTTATATGCCGATAGTATAAGTGCTGTGAAATTTATTGATAACGAACATTTGGCCCTTGGTTTTTCCGAAAAACCCTATGCTCCCAATGGTGTCGCTATAGTAAACCCTGCAACCCATGAGCTAACAAATATAAACGGAAATTTACCAACGTTAAGCATTAATTATTTTACCATGCACCCATTGATTAATTGTATCAACCTCATTGCATGTACGAACTCCGGAGCTTACATAAGCTGTGATATTCTTGGTATCGAATCAACAGCCTACAACAGAGCAGTGAAAGTATACCCAAACCCGTTCAATGATTTTTTAACAATTGAAGTTAATGCCTCACAACCACCTATCAGCTGCAAAATATTTACAATGTCGGGTAAAATGATATTTAACGAAATTAAAACAACTGATAGTAAATATTTTAAATGGCAAATGAAGAAAATTGCTGCAAGCTTAACTACAGGATGTTACATTCTGGAGGTTAGACAGAACAATGAAAAAATATTCAGCCAGGTATTAATAAAAAAATAA
- a CDS encoding glycosyltransferase, with protein MQKVLILTYYWPPASGPGVQRFLKFCKYLPEFGWKPYVVTVENGTYSSVDETLLKDIPEQVQVIKTRTNEPFGIYNRLTGKEKKSGTVGMLNMDSGQNPIKQMSLYARANYFIPDARKGWNRYAYKAAKAVIEKENINIIITTGPPHSTHLIGKRLKENLGVRWLADFRDPWTNIFYNEALPRTLNTQKKDKTLEDSVLKSADKVTVVSDGLKDEFADRTEPTVIYNGFDVDDLAYQPWEDKNRKFTLSHVGNLMPGQNIEELWQALKELKDEYEEFGAQIKLSFTGNVDDGILASLDKYDLTDMAHIDGYVPHLEATKAMMTADMLLFVIPDTKRNELIITGKLFEYIASRTPILGIGPTDGNAAQILRNAHRNPMVDFSDKADIKKQLLVAFTKWQEADAPFKHDEKDLEKFSRKGLTGQLAHLLDELNAEKVKA; from the coding sequence ATGCAAAAAGTTCTGATCCTGACATATTATTGGCCACCGGCGTCGGGTCCGGGTGTGCAGCGGTTTCTCAAATTTTGTAAATATTTACCTGAATTTGGGTGGAAACCATATGTTGTAACCGTTGAAAACGGCACTTATTCTTCGGTAGATGAAACACTTTTAAAAGATATACCTGAGCAGGTCCAGGTTATAAAAACCCGCACCAATGAGCCCTTTGGTATTTATAACCGGCTTACAGGCAAGGAAAAGAAATCGGGAACTGTAGGTATGCTGAATATGGATAGCGGACAAAACCCCATTAAACAAATGTCACTCTATGCACGCGCAAATTATTTTATACCTGATGCGCGTAAAGGCTGGAACCGATATGCATATAAGGCAGCAAAAGCAGTAATTGAAAAAGAAAACATCAATATCATCATAACTACCGGACCACCCCACAGCACACATTTGATTGGTAAAAGACTTAAAGAAAACCTTGGTGTAAGATGGTTGGCAGATTTCAGGGATCCGTGGACCAATATTTTTTATAACGAAGCCTTACCCCGTACACTCAATACGCAAAAAAAAGATAAAACTCTGGAAGATAGTGTACTCAAAAGTGCCGATAAAGTGACGGTAGTAAGCGACGGGCTCAAAGACGAGTTCGCTGACCGTACTGAACCAACGGTAATTTATAATGGTTTTGATGTAGATGACCTGGCTTATCAGCCCTGGGAAGATAAAAATCGCAAATTTACATTATCCCATGTGGGGAATTTAATGCCAGGGCAAAATATTGAAGAATTATGGCAGGCGCTAAAAGAATTAAAAGATGAATATGAAGAATTTGGTGCCCAGATTAAACTATCATTTACAGGCAATGTGGATGATGGCATATTAGCCTCGCTTGACAAATATGACTTAACTGATATGGCACATATAGATGGGTATGTACCACATCTTGAAGCCACCAAAGCTATGATGACTGCCGACATGCTACTTTTTGTCATTCCTGACACAAAACGAAACGAATTAATCATAACGGGTAAGCTCTTCGAGTATATTGCATCGCGCACACCAATACTTGGAATAGGCCCTACTGATGGCAATGCTGCACAAATACTACGCAATGCACACCGCAACCCAATGGTCGACTTTTCAGATAAGGCAGATATTAAAAAACAATTACTCGTAGCCTTTACCAAATGGCAGGAAGCCGATGCCCCTTTTAAACACGACGAAAAAGATTTGGAGAAATTCAGCCGTAAAGGATTAACAGGCCAGTTGGCTCATTTACTCGATGAATTGAATGCAGAAAAAGTAAAAGCTTAA
- the trxB gene encoding thioredoxin-disulfide reductase: MNKDGWPEGEAENVKCLIIGSGPAGYTAAIYAARANLSPVMYQGMEPGGQLTTTTEVENFPGYPSGITGPEMMEDLKKQAERFGTDVRWGMATKADLSKRPFKVAIDDKKVLEAETLIIATGATAKYLGLESEEKYKGSGVSACATCDGFFYKDKVVGVVGGGDTAAEEATYLAGLAKKVYLIVRKDYMRASKAMQKRVDNTKNIEILYEHNTKELYGDGVVEGAKLIYRKGQPDEKEVDIKIDGFFLAIGHTPNSKVFADYLTTDKEGYIITDSGSTKTNIPGVFASGDVQDKIYRQAVTAAGSGCQAALDAERFLGEQE, encoded by the coding sequence ATGAATAAAGATGGCTGGCCCGAAGGCGAGGCCGAGAATGTAAAATGTTTAATCATTGGTTCAGGACCAGCAGGATACACAGCTGCCATCTATGCAGCGCGCGCCAATTTGTCGCCTGTAATGTACCAGGGCATGGAGCCGGGAGGACAGCTTACCACAACAACCGAGGTTGAAAACTTTCCGGGTTACCCATCGGGTATTACCGGCCCAGAAATGATGGAAGACCTGAAAAAACAAGCAGAGCGTTTCGGCACAGATGTGCGCTGGGGCATGGCCACAAAAGCTGACCTGAGCAAACGTCCGTTTAAAGTGGCTATAGACGACAAAAAAGTGCTGGAGGCCGAAACTTTAATTATAGCTACAGGAGCCACTGCCAAATATCTTGGTCTGGAATCAGAAGAAAAATATAAAGGTTCAGGCGTTTCGGCATGTGCCACTTGCGACGGGTTTTTCTATAAAGACAAAGTTGTTGGTGTTGTGGGTGGTGGCGATACTGCTGCTGAAGAGGCTACCTACCTGGCAGGTCTGGCCAAAAAAGTTTACTTAATCGTACGTAAAGACTACATGCGAGCTTCAAAGGCAATGCAAAAGCGTGTAGACAACACTAAAAACATCGAAATTTTGTATGAGCACAACACTAAAGAGCTCTATGGCGATGGCGTAGTTGAAGGGGCAAAACTTATTTACCGCAAAGGTCAGCCCGACGAAAAAGAAGTTGACATTAAAATTGACGGATTTTTCCTTGCAATTGGTCACACACCAAACAGCAAAGTATTTGCTGACTATTTAACCACAGACAAAGAAGGTTATATTATTACAGATTCCGGTTCTACAAAGACAAATATTCCCGGTGTGTTTGCCTCCGGTGACGTACAGGATAAAATATACCGGCAGGCAGTTACAGCAGCCGGATCAGGTTGCCAGGCAGCACTTGATGCTGAGCGTTTCCTTGGCGAACAAGAATAA